The following is a genomic window from Acidobacteriota bacterium.
CAGAGCCTCACCTATCTAGAATCGCACTGGATACTGGCGTTGAGCCCCGGCGACCCTTAGGCTTGATCGGTAGAACCTGATGCTGTGTGTGATCCTTCAGCCGTCGTACATCCCCTGGCGCGGATACTTCGATCAGATCCGACGGGCGGATACGTTTGTCTTCCTGGATACGGCGCCGTACGACGCACGAGGCTGGCGCAACCGGAATCGGATCAAGTCGGCCGATGGGAGTCGCTGGCTCACGATCCCGGTCCAGCGCAAGGGATCCCAACAGGCGCGGACCCCTCTCTCGGAGATCCGCATCCACTGGGAGCACGACTGGCGCGTGACGCATCGACGCAGTCTGGAGCATGCTTACGCGCGCGCTCCGCACTGGAAAGAGATGACGCCCCTGCTGGATCGGATCTACGGCGACCGGCATGAGCGGTTGGTCGATCTGACCATCCACGCGACCCACTGCGTCGCCTCGCAACTCGGACTCGGGGAGACGCGATTCCTGCGGGCCAGCGAACTCGACGATGTTCCAGGAGAGGGCTCGGAGCGCATCCAGACCCTTCTGAATCGTGTGGGAGC
Proteins encoded in this region:
- a CDS encoding WbqC family protein yields the protein MLCVILQPSYIPWRGYFDQIRRADTFVFLDTAPYDARGWRNRNRIKSADGSRWLTIPVQRKGSQQARTPLSEIRIHWEHDWRVTHRRSLEHAYARAPHWKEMTPLLDRIYGDRHERLVDLTIHATHCVASQLGLGETRFLRASELDDVPGEGSERIQTLLNRVGADRYLTGPSAQNYLDIDALNGDGIEVEFMAYDYPEYPQLHPPFDPEVSILDLLFNAGPLASSYFDRDPDAETR